A stretch of DNA from Oncorhynchus keta strain PuntledgeMale-10-30-2019 chromosome 17, Oket_V2, whole genome shotgun sequence:
AAATATAAATGACAGAGTAACACGATTTTCTTCTCAGAAAGACTTCAATAAAAGTCTTCTTTAATGATTAAATATTCACCACGCGTTTTGACAAAGGAATGCACTTTACTTTCTTCAGATATTAAACATTATCCTTTAAAAAATGCAAAATGTAATAATTCAATATTCATATTCCTTAAATAATCGTTTGTTGCCTTTTTAGGGACTCACAAGAATACTCATTTTCAATGTTTCCTTTTCCACACTGAAAATATCCTTTATTTTCCCAGTTCgataataaataaatgtttatATAGAGCCTATAGCTTACCAAATAACACACAGGCTACTAAACATGTGTCATACCTTTCTTAAGTTCATATCTCAAGTCTTTACAAAGATCTATCTGTGTTTGGCTCCTGGCTTTGCTATCTCTTGCCAGTGCCTCGGCTCTGTGTAACATAGTTTGATGTAATCCATTTAAATGTGTCGCTGACCCCACGTTGGATCCGGGGCTGTGCAGCTGTCCAAAAGCGCCATGATAGTTTGAGTAACCCTGGAAAAAGGGAGACGTATAATAGACATGTCTTGAAAGGGCTGCGCTGTGAGGGAAATGATTCTGAGGAGCGGCTCGCGGTGGAGATGACACACTGGCCGGAATCTCTGTGCGCAATTGTCGGGACACGTTCTGGGCACCATCGCTACATCCTTTACATTTGTCCGAAGAAGTTGCAATCTCCGCCAGCGACCACAGTTTTGGTTTTGGGGCTGGAAGGGGCGAGTCAATCACTGACGTGGCATTGCTGGAGTTGCCTGTGTCATTACGCCTCGGTGCAGGTGGACTTGACGTGTCCGCCGAGTCTGAATCCCTCTCCGCTCCAAGGTGCACGTTTTGAGGAGATGCTGTGGTAGTGGGTCCCAGCATCTCGGGCACTCTCCTGTCCCCGTGGTCCTTTAAATCCGGATCAGTTAAGACAGGTTCCATATCATTGCTGCTATTGTCCTCTTTCTCACGGGAGATTCCCACTGGATGTGGATGATGTCCATCTGCAAGAAGATAGAATAAATTAGACCACATCGTTCAAAGGATTACCGTAATCACCCTTTCAAGGTCTAACGAAAGCAACAGCATGTTGTAAGCCTATGCAATTAATTAAATGGAAATAGGACAACATTTTTGTTTTTACAACTTTTGAAAACAATT
This window harbors:
- the LOC118377410 gene encoding iroquois-class homeodomain protein IRX-5-like, with amino-acid sequence MAYPQGFLFQPSVSLALHSCPPFSSSVILGRPRTDEMGRPSTGSAFAPYAGSPAFNGTSPGFNSYLQYSGEQRAAMNSFVGSAYDPSAGITGSLEYHPFGGALGPYPYGDPAYRKNATRDATSTLKAWLNEHRKNPYPTKGEKIMLAIITKMTLTQVSTWFANARRRLKKENKMTWNPRNRSEDEEEDDNIDLEKNDDDDEPLKPTAEIGLKNEGDGHHPHPVGISREKEDNSSNDMEPVLTDPDLKDHGDRRVPEMLGPTTTASPQNVHLGAERDSDSADTSSPPAPRRNDTGNSSNATSVIDSPLPAPKPKLWSLAEIATSSDKCKGCSDGAQNVSRQLRTEIPASVSSPPRAAPQNHFPHSAALSRHVYYTSPFFQGYSNYHGAFGQLHSPGSNVGSATHLNGLHQTMLHRAEALARDSKARSQTQIDLCKDLRYELKKGMTHV